The proteins below are encoded in one region of Lactuca sativa cultivar Salinas chromosome 3, Lsat_Salinas_v11, whole genome shotgun sequence:
- the LOC128132732 gene encoding uncharacterized protein LOC128132732, with protein sequence MPPFFKRGMHDPSQPSIKATLQSKERWHDTDLALSMWFYDSCIPMNVVNSPLFQITMSKVASMGHGYTGPSYHAMCVTLLKDAKQSVQLIVDSYRRYWAENGCTTMGISFIKSLNASDIESNAQTLCNLFSEIVGHRNAVHLVTDNAANYKVAGRLLCEKYLSIAWSPYATHCMNLIMKDMPEMHEVADLVTLASRVIVFVYNHKWPLNWLTKDQLWSPPRIIKKVIRLEKAKEVKLIILNESFWNNCAIIVKVMTPMLRLLRICDSDEKSALGYVYEGMYRAKKGIKKLFRNNKELYTPYTNIIKNRWDRMLCKSLHASAYWLNSVFQ encoded by the exons ATGCCACCTTTTTTCAAACGAGGTATGCATGATCCTTCTCAACCATCGATTAAGGCAACATTGCAAAGTAAGGAAAGATGGCATGATACAGATTTAGCTCTTTCTATGTGGTTTTATGATTCTTGTATACCTATGAATGTCGTGAATTCTCCCCTTTTCCAAATAACAATGAGCAAAGTCGCTAGTATGGGTCATGGATACACGGGGCCTTCATATCATGCTATGTGTGTCACGTTGTTGAAAGATGCGAAACAGTCTGTACAACTTATAGTTGATTCTTATAGACGTTACTGGGCAGAAAATGGTTGTACAACTATGG GGATATCATTCATCAAATCACTTAATGCATCGGATATTGAGAGTAATGCCCAAACATTATGCAACTTGTTTAGTGAGATTGTTGGTCATCGGAATGCCGTTCATTTAGTTACTGATAATGCCGCAAACTATAAGGTTGCAGGAAGATTGTTATGTGAGAAGTATTTGTCCATTGCATGGTCTCCTTATGCAACTCACTGTATGAACTTGATTATGAAGGATATGCCGGAGATGCATGAAGTCGCTGATTTGGTTACACTTGCATCGAGGGTTATAGTTTTTGTTTATAACCACAAATGGCCATTAAATTGGTTAACAAAAGACCAG CTATGGTCACCTCCCCGGATTATAAAAAAAGTGATTAGATTAGAAAAAGCAAAAGAAGTTAAGCTTATCATATTGAATGAGAGCTTTTGGAATAATTGTGCTATCATAGTAAAGGTGATGACTCCAATGTTGAGACTTTTACGTATTTGTGATTCGGATGAGAAGTCGGctttag GTTATGTATACGAAGGGATGTATAGGGCAAAAAAAGGAATTAAGAAACTTTTTCGCAACAACAAAGAGTTGTACACGCCATATACTAACATCATTAAAAATCGGTGGGATAGGATGTTGTGTAAGAGTCTTCATGCTTCTGCTTATTGGTTGAATTCGGTCTTTCAATGA